One window of the Streptococcus parasanguinis ATCC 15912 genome contains the following:
- the rplA gene encoding 50S ribosomal protein L1, which yields MAKKSKQLRAALEKIDSTKAYSVEEAVALAKETNFAKFDATVEVAYNLNIDVKKADQQIRGAMVLPNGTGKTARVLVFARGAKAEEAKAAGADFVGEDDLVAKINDGWLDFDVVIATPDMMALVGRLGRVLGPRNLMPNPKTGTVTMDVAKAVEESKGGKITYRADKAGIVQAIIGKVSFDDTKLVENFKAFNDTIQKAKPATAKGTYVTSLTLTTTQGPGIKVDVNSL from the coding sequence ATGGCTAAAAAAAGCAAACAACTTCGTGCTGCACTTGAAAAAATCGACAGCACAAAAGCATACAGCGTAGAAGAAGCTGTAGCTCTTGCAAAAGAAACTAATTTTGCAAAATTTGACGCAACTGTAGAAGTTGCTTACAACTTGAACATCGACGTGAAAAAAGCTGACCAACAAATCCGTGGTGCAATGGTATTGCCAAACGGAACTGGTAAAACAGCTCGCGTACTTGTATTTGCACGTGGTGCAAAAGCTGAAGAAGCAAAAGCTGCTGGTGCAGACTTCGTAGGTGAAGATGACCTTGTTGCGAAAATCAACGATGGTTGGTTGGACTTCGACGTTGTTATCGCTACACCTGACATGATGGCTCTTGTTGGACGTCTTGGACGTGTCCTTGGACCACGTAACTTGATGCCAAACCCTAAAACTGGTACAGTAACAATGGATGTTGCGAAAGCAGTTGAAGAGTCTAAAGGTGGTAAAATCACTTACCGTGCTGATAAAGCAGGTATCGTTCAAGCGATCATCGGTAAAGTTTCATTCGATGATACTAAATTGGTTGAAAACTTTAAAGCTTTCAACGACACAATCCAAAAAGCAAAACCAGCTACAGCTAAAGGTACTTACGTAACTAGCTTGACTTTGACTACTACTCAAGGTCCTGGTATCAAAGTGGATGTTAACTCACTTTAA
- the rplK gene encoding 50S ribosomal protein L11: MAKKVEKLVKLQIPAGKATPAPPVGPALGQAGINIMGFTKEFNARTADQAGMIIPVVITVYEDKSFDFVTKTPPAAVLLKKAAGVEKGSGTPNKTKVATVTRAQVQQIAETKMPDLNAANIESAMRMIEGTARSMGFTVTD, translated from the coding sequence ATGGCTAAAAAAGTCGAAAAACTTGTAAAATTGCAAATCCCTGCTGGTAAAGCTACTCCAGCTCCACCGGTTGGTCCAGCGCTTGGTCAAGCAGGTATCAACATCATGGGATTCACTAAAGAGTTTAACGCTCGTACAGCTGATCAAGCTGGTATGATCATCCCAGTTGTTATCACTGTTTATGAAGACAAATCATTCGATTTCGTTACAAAAACACCACCAGCTGCTGTTCTTTTGAAAAAAGCTGCAGGTGTTGAAAAAGGTTCAGGTACACCGAACAAAACGAAAGTTGCAACTGTAACTCGTGCACAAGTACAACAAATCGCTGAAACTAAGATGCCAGATTTGAACGCTGCAAACATTGAGTCTGCAATGCGTATGATCGAAGGTACTGCTCGTTCTATGGGATTCACTGTTACTGACTAA
- a CDS encoding DUF3397 family protein: protein MLIKVASVLFIFLTLILSGIIVHLFKLQKRGWRSTDIAFPLFALEYYLISDSAFYHSLLPLLALSLSLLALGLTIYFLKKKKSFYYPKFIKYFWRAGFLVTFLLYLILTASLFI from the coding sequence ATGTTAATCAAAGTTGCTTCTGTATTATTTATTTTTTTAACGCTGATTCTGAGCGGCATCATTGTTCATCTCTTTAAACTCCAAAAAAGAGGATGGCGATCTACCGATATTGCCTTTCCTTTATTTGCCTTGGAGTACTACCTGATTTCAGACAGCGCCTTTTACCACAGCCTCTTACCGCTGCTAGCCTTGAGTCTTTCGCTTTTGGCCTTGGGGCTAACGATTTATTTCTTAAAAAAGAAAAAGAGTTTTTATTATCCGAAATTTATCAAATACTTCTGGCGCGCTGGATTTCTGGTCACCTTCTTGCTCTATCTGATCTTAACCGCTAGTTTGTTTATCTAA